The Streptomyces hundungensis genome contains the following window.
GTGCCCGGGTGCTCGACGCCGGATGCGGTACCGGGCGGGTGATGATCCGGCTTGCCGAGCTCGGGTACGACTGCGTGGGCGTCGACCTGGACGCCTCGATGCTGGACGTGGCACGGGAGCGGGCGCCCCAACTACCTTGGTTTCAGGCCGACTTGGCGGCATTCGATCCCACCCCTCTCGGTGTGGCCGCGGACTTCGACCTCGTCGTCGCCGCGGGGAACGTCCTGCCGCTGGTCGCGCCGGGCACGGAGGCCACGGTGGTGGCCCGCTTGGCGGCGGCCCTGCGCCCGGGCGGCCTGCTGGTCGCGGGCTTCGGCCTGGACGCCGCCCACCTCCCCGTGCCGCCGGCCCTGACGCTGGCCCAGTACGACCTCCATTGCGCCGCCGCCGGCCTCACCCCGACCGGCCGCTTCGCCACGTGGGACGCGGCGCCGTACGACGGCGGCGGCTACGCCGTCAGCGTCCACCGCCGCGACCGGTGACCTGGGCGTCACAGGGGGAGCGGGGGCCGGTGGGAATCCGCGGCGGGGGCGGTGACGAATCACCGGCGACACCTCCGCCACCGTGTGATCCTCCCGGCCCACCTCCGCCTTCGCTACCGGTGACGGGGCGTCATCGGCACCCGGTGGCACAGGTCGGCGTCACGGAAACCATGCCAGGGCCACGTGGACGTGCACGCCGACACCGACCCGCGCATCGTGCTCGTGTGCTGATTCAGCACATGGGGTGGCTGACGGTGGCGTCGGGGATTTTGGCGGCCTCGTAGTGGCTGTAGTTGCCGCTCAGTTTTGCCTTGGTGCCGGAGGTCTTGAAGGTGAACCGACCGTGAGCCCTGCCGTCACAGTTGAAGCGGAACGCACTGGTGGTGACGGTGGGCTCGTCGACCAGCCCGTTGTAGGACAGACCGAAACTGCCGCTCTTCACCACCTTTTTCTGCCCGTCCCGGATCTCGAACCGTCCAGAGACGCGGCAGTTCTTCTGGCTCCAGCCGATGGTCTGCCCGCCCCAGCACTTCGCCTGGAAGGAACCGTGGGGGCCGCCGTAGGTGCCGAGACAGGACTTCCAACGCGCTGAGGTCCATCGGTCGGCACTGTAGCTGTCCGTCTCTGGAGTGCAGGTTTCGTCGGCGGCCTGCCGAACGGCAGGTGCTGCGGAACCGGTGTGGGAGGGAGCCGCGCCTGCCGTAGCGGCTACCGTCAGGCAAACTGCGGCGATCACATGGATCATCTTGGTCGTCTTCACATGCCCGTGAACGACGATCACCGCGAACGGTCACTCCATGCCCCACTCTGGCGCGGTCGTGTACCCCGTGGGGCCGCCCTGGAAAGATCCGCGCCGCCGCCCGGCGAAGGCCGCCGGCCCACGCGTCGCCGCCGCTCCACCTTCGACCGCGTCCCTTGGCCGTCCTCCTCGGCCGGCACGTGCCGGAGCCGCTGCGTGCTGACGGTACCGGGCTGCGTGTGGGGGCTGTTCCTACGCCGAACACCCTGGCTACCAGCAGGAATTGCGCCCGTACCCTTTCAGGAGACAGTCCCGGGGCGGGCATGCGCCGAAACCTGCCCCTGCCCCTGCTCGGGGCGGGGCAGGTTTCCGCTACCGCGTGTTTTCGGCTGGTACTGATCAGTTGGAGATGGTGTACCAGTCGGTGTCGGTCTGGTAGGTCGGGACGGTCGCCCGGTAGGAGCCGCGGCTCGCCCCGGTGCAGTTGGCACCGGCCCAACCGATGTAACTGACCTCTCCCTTCCACCACCAGCCGCCGACGTAGGTGTTCCTGTTCGGGGTGTTGAAGCAGATGGTGGCGTGCTCACCGTTCTGGTTCGTGCCGACCAGGTAGACCGAGTACGTGTCGCCACGCGTGTCAGCAAAGACGATCTGCTGACCGTTGCTGGCAGCGGCGGACTGTCCGGCGGCGCCGAGGATGCCGGCGAACGCCAATGCCAGCGCACCGACCGTGGTCGCTGCCTTCTTGCGGATGTCCATGATTCCCCCTGTGGTTGGCTCGATTTGATCGGAGCGTCATGATCATAAGGGGTCAACGGGCGTGCTCTGCAAGGGTGTTCGGTGATTGGGATCAGACAGCGCGGTGCCCTGCCCCGTACCCTTCAGTAGGGGAAGTGGCGCAGGTCGCGGTGTCGGCGAGAGGCGTGGCCGCTTCACAAATGCAGCCGATATGAAGTCGGAGCAGCCCTGTCACCGGGCCCGCCGCAGGGACCCGCTCGCCGTGCGGGCCGGTGTCCTCGAGGAGCGGCGGCGGGCGCAGGCGACCATCGAGGGAGAGGACGTTGTGTGGCGGCAGGACGTCCGCGCGGACTACCTCCGTGCCATCGACCCGGTCGATCAGGGTGGCGACCCGGAGGGGCCCTGCGTCCGTCCTCGCATACGTTGCTGGGCGGAGCGAGGAGGCCGACGCCGAGGCCCGGCGGGCATAGGGGACCGAACAGAGCCGTCACTCGTTCACGCACAACCCGAAGGCTGCGGACGCCCTCGCAACTGCGGTGAAGGCAGCCGCCGTCGCCCGGGAGGGAGTGCCCCAGTACCTGCTGCGGTGCGGCTGAAGCAAGTGCGTGAGCAACAGGCGGCGCACGCTGAGACGGTCGCGGACGCGCCGTGAACGGATCGGTTGCCGGAGCTTGCCGCGCGTCCGCTGGACGGCGGTACGGCCGCGGCGAAGGGGCCCCTTCGGATTGGTGGATGCGGAGCAGGAGACGGGCGCCGGTGATCTTCCGGGGGCTGGGGATGTCGGCGCTGACGGGTTCGGCGGTGCCGTCAAGGATGGCCCGCAGGGGGACGTTCCTGCATGCGGTTTCTGACCTGGACTCTGACGAAACTGCGGTAAGAACCGATTGCACAGATTCTCACCAATGCTCCTACCGACAGGCGAGAAAGCCGAGGATCTGGCGGTGGTCAGATGCGGCATGGGTAAAGAGCGACGCGTTGCGTTGCGACGCTGATCTCCACCCAGGATTCGCTCATGCTGCTGGGGATGGGTGATGCCTGGTCGAACAGCACGGACCAAGGCCCCATCTGGAGATAGGAGGCTCCGTCGGCGGTCAGGTGAAGGCGGCCGCACATGACCACCTGGTCGCCTTCCTGTCGGAGCTCCGGCTCGGAGGCAGCGGCCGGTCGGCTGTTCCTGCCCCAGTTGATGTCCGCGTCGACGGTCCATTCGATGAGGTGCTGGCCATCGGCTTCTCCCGGATGACCGCGCCAAACCACCACTGCGGACCCGATGGGAGTGTGCACTCGAACTGTCATGTGCTGCTGAGGGGCCTGCGGCAGGCTCTCTGTGCGGACGAACATCGCCTCATCATCCATGACGTCACGGCCGGCCACCGTGGAGTTGTCGGGCTGCGAGGTCAAGCGGCGGTGAACCAGTCCCGGTAGGCGCGGAGGGGCCTTACAGTGCCCCGGCGCTCGGGCAGGGAAGAGCTACGGACACGTGCCTAGATGTGCGCTGGCGTCACTCCTGGCGCGAGGCCTAGCGGGACATGCGCTTGGCGGTGTTGACTCGGCCTACAGGCATGGGAGGCCTCGCATTCTATGGTCAGTTCCTCGACCGCAACAGGCCTCGACCTGCCCGAACCGCAGGAAACGGATCTCGATGGCGAGGAAGCTCACCACCTCCTGGTGACCGCGCACGCCGACATTTGCCGTCCCCTCGACCATGGCCTGTTCATTCCGTAATTCCCGCGCATGCCACTCCGCGCGGCCAACACGAAGGTATGGCCGACGCAGGCGGCATCGGCGGAACTTGAACCTACTCTCAACTTGAGACTAAGTTGATGGTAGCTTCAATTTATCTGCTGCGAACTTCCCGCCGCCTGCGGTGGGGGGGGTCCGCACGCCCTCCTCTCCCCTTTCGGAGTTGCACCATGGCGACACTGCTGCACATCGACTCGTCCGCTTTTGCGGGCCAGGCGTCCACCTCTCGGGCCGTCACCGAGGCCTTCCGTCGTACGTGGCTGGAGGAGCACCCGGGTGGCGAGGTGATCTACCGGGACCTTGCCGCCCAGCCGGTCCCGCACATCACCGCGGACGCCCACACCGCCGGGTTGCTCGACCCGGCGGAGCACACCGAGGAGCAGGCTCGGGCGTTCGCCGAGCGCCTGGCCCTGATTACGGAGTTGGAGGCGGCCGACGCGGTGGTCATCGGCGCGCCGATGTACAACTTCTCGGTGCCCTCCAGCCTCAAGGCATGGCTGGACCAGGTGATCCTGATGGGCCGCACCGCGGGCTCGCCGGAGTCGAAGGTGAAGGGCACACCGGTGACGGTGGTGACCAGCCGCGGCGGCTCCTACGCCCCCGGTACGCCCCGGGCGCCGCACGAGCACGTGCTGAACTACCTTGAGTCCGTGCTGTCGATGATCTTCGAGATGGAGGCGACCTTCATCGTCGCGGACCTGACGCTGGCCGCGCACATCCCGGCTCTGGAGCACCTGGTCCCACTCGGCGAGCAGTCGCGGGCCGACGCGTTCGAGGCCGCGGCGAATGCGGCCCGCGCCGCGTAGTCGCGCGCGGCGACGGTGTCGACCCCGCCTCGGCGGGCTCGACACCGTCGCCGTTCCTGGCCCTGCCTAGCTGGGTAGCGGGCGACTTCCCGTGCGGGCGCGCAGGCCCTCGAAGAGCAAGGCGAGGACGCGGCGGCGGCCGGCGTCGTCCCCGGCGCGCACGAGGTCACCGTTGACCTGGAAGAAGCGAGCGATGTCGTCCATCTGGGCGTCCTCGCGCAAGACCCCTTCGGCGCGGGCGCCGGCGGCCAGATCGGTGGCGAAGGCCAGGGACCGGTCGCAGACTGCCTTGAGAGCTGGGGCGTTGGGGTAGCGGCGGGAGAATGCGTCGTTGAACGCCGGGTCGTCGGCCTGCGCCTGGCAGATGGCCTCGACGTAGGTCTGTAGTTTCTCCCAAGCGCTGCCCGCCGCGCCGTCCGCGATGGCCATCGCCGCGCGCACATGCCGGTCGGCGAGTTCATTGACGACCTGGTCCAGCAGCGCGTCACGGCTCCCGAAGCGGTTGTAGATCGTGCCGACGCTCACCCCCGCCAGTTTCGCGATCGTCTCCAGCGGCGTGTCGAGCCCGTGCTCGGAGAAAGCGTCTGCCGCGGCCTGACGCAGCTTCTCGACGTTGCGGCGGGCATCGGCGCGCAGCGGCGGCCGCTGGGGTGCCTCGGGCACGGTGCTCGCCCCTCCCTGAATCGAGAAATCCATCATGTTGTGGGCACGTGGGGGACAGTGAAGTTGAGACTACCTTCATCTTACGACGCGCCGCCCCGAGGGGTCCTGGCCCGGCAGCTCGCCCGCGAGAAACAACAGCGCCCGCCCCGGATGAGCTCGTCGGCCGGTGGGGTGCGGCGCCCGGGGGCCGTCCTGGCGCTGTACGGGGCCCGCGCGGCTTGGGCGAAGGGCAGCTTCGGTGCTGCCACAGTCGGTAGAAGCAGCCCTCGGCATCGTTGAAGCCGCGGTGCCGGTCGCCGTGCGGGTTGGTGACGTGGGGAATGAAGGGCAGATCGCTCGGGCCTGGCTGCCAGTGCTGCTCCTGCCGGCTCACCATGTCCTCCGTGATACGCGGTGACCACAAGGTGCTGAGTGTGTCACCGCCGGGCGGGGACGGTCCGGGCTTCCGACCGCTTAGCCCGCCCCGGAGGCCGATGAGT
Protein-coding sequences here:
- a CDS encoding class I SAM-dependent methyltransferase, giving the protein MSRWQELTGGTSGDEYAARFEALARGGKDVHGEAAFCAALVAPGARVLDAGCGTGRVMIRLAELGYDCVGVDLDASMLDVARERAPQLPWFQADLAAFDPTPLGVAADFDLVVAAGNVLPLVAPGTEATVVARLAAALRPGGLLVAGFGLDAAHLPVPPALTLAQYDLHCAAAGLTPTGRFATWDAAPYDGGGYAVSVHRRDR
- a CDS encoding FMN-dependent NADH-azoreductase translates to MATLLHIDSSAFAGQASTSRAVTEAFRRTWLEEHPGGEVIYRDLAAQPVPHITADAHTAGLLDPAEHTEEQARAFAERLALITELEAADAVVIGAPMYNFSVPSSLKAWLDQVILMGRTAGSPESKVKGTPVTVVTSRGGSYAPGTPRAPHEHVLNYLESVLSMIFEMEATFIVADLTLAAHIPALEHLVPLGEQSRADAFEAAANAARAA
- a CDS encoding TetR/AcrR family transcriptional regulator — translated: MPEAPQRPPLRADARRNVEKLRQAAADAFSEHGLDTPLETIAKLAGVSVGTIYNRFGSRDALLDQVVNELADRHVRAAMAIADGAAGSAWEKLQTYVEAICQAQADDPAFNDAFSRRYPNAPALKAVCDRSLAFATDLAAGARAEGVLREDAQMDDIARFFQVNGDLVRAGDDAGRRRVLALLFEGLRARTGSRPLPS